One Aphidius gifuensis isolate YNYX2018 linkage group LG3, ASM1490517v1, whole genome shotgun sequence DNA window includes the following coding sequences:
- the LOC122853023 gene encoding spermatogenesis-defective protein 39 homolog yields the protein MSKNDIQKDDEDYWNSSEKHAFSFDQNNEVENVFGISKSGTAQLRAGISNIEVSNTYFKHDTGSLNVKPLLSIINEPTLIAILNADKIYLSDEKPTTDPVITLRRILLGQPFTLEYYKSLGNKTALLDAAIASGNGNAILIIIIFITKTLKPALVQRLLMDKPGAIDVYTHYLATRLLTNDITDLLTMQGRSLDAAMTNFNIIVKNTKDEVRLLQKLSKCFKTQFMNLQNCRETQFVHNYIKLLEWKTAVKNKKFDEDFQYDSSVLDCLRYSCKEHWSSSDDSIVSPFYLLHQHEITPRQYQKIALQSRISAQAWGDIDILLLSKGWLGSQKLQTNLPIEDVLKILHNGQAPSAVLDKFLKYVDNTDRRLQLARALSCSKVIIEILASQGDRASLLEYKDTLVPNSESYFLAEKTLSSSTIRWKS from the exons atgtcaaaGAATGATATTCAAAAAGATGATGAGGATTACTGGAATAGTAGTGAAAAACATGCTTTCAGTTTTGATCAAAACAACGag gtaGAAAATGTATTTGGAATATCGAAAAGTGGAACAGCTCAATTACGAGCAGGAATTTCGAATATTGAAGTGTCCAATACATATTTTAAGCATGACACTGGATCTTTAAATGTCAAACCATTGTTGTCAATAATCAATGAGCCAACATTAATTGCAA ttttaaatgctgataaaatttatttatctgatGAAAAACCAACAACAGATCCAGTGATAACTCTTAGAAGAATATTACTTGGTCAGCCATTTACTCTAGAATATTATAAATCACTTGGAAATAAAACAGCATTACTTGATGCAGCAATTGCAAGTGGTAATGGAAATgccatattaattattattatttttataactaaaACATTAAAACCAGCATTGGTACAACGTCTGTTGATGGATAAACCAGGTGCTATTGATGTTTACACACATTATCTTGCAACAagattattaacaaatgatatCACTGATTTACTAAC aatgcAAGGACGATCTCTTGATGCTGCt atgacaaattttaatataattgttaaaaatacaaaggATGAAGTTAGACTActtcaaaaattatcaaaatgttttaaaacacaatttatgaatttacaaaattgcAGAGAGACACAATTtgttcataattatattaaattattagagTGGAAAACtgctgttaaaaataaaaaatttgatgaagatTTTCAGTATGATTCATCAGTTTTAGATTGTCTACGTTATTCATGCAAGGAACACTGGAGCTCGTCTGATGATTCAATTGTTTcaccattttatttattacaccAGCATGAAATAACACCAAgacaatatcaaaaaatagcATTACAATCAAGAATATCAGCTCAAGCCTGGGGTGATATTGACATTCTTCTTCTCTCAaag GGCTGGCTTGGAAGTCAAAAGTTACAAACAAATTTACCAATTGAAGATGTCTTAAAGATTTTACACAATGGACAAGCACCAAGTGCtgttcttgataaatttttaaaatatgttgaTAATACTGACAGACGTTTGCAACTAGCCAGGGCTTTGTCTTGTTCAAAAGTTATAATTGAG atATTGGCATCACAAGGTGATCGTGCATCTCTGCTGGAATACAAAGACACACTAGTCCCCAATTCTGAATCTTATTTTCTGGctgaaaaaacattatcatcatcaacaattagaTGGAAATcctga
- the LOC122853024 gene encoding putative uncharacterized protein DDB_G0289263, with amino-acid sequence MDISRKKSSRRVGDPIDDWLRGEGFVRKHSPIDASSLFKAISEQIFSTQYYHPKVRSQCIDFMRKNRDLFEKDINHPYDDYLDKMSNINEWPGETEIQAMSLLYKRDFIIYNGMKMTRMVFTNNGLDKFFYLCQSSPRHYESIFKKESISSAAYCQSIVYHTLYQRVFQLDNVDESVNKMLHDSSVNIRHDKFFLKSNIDARDELTELLTKVDEKKDADGNTGELLKQDIKTPFPYKIAKALDPNIYRNTDFDIWQELKREVHSSSYPRWNPTRLQVGCKCYVVIEPKDIKKADNNVQHDILAIENGGDNKNEVIEKVDVINKKPPKKMIGHIQSMSDNKGPVVVFIEELGDKFTVPYSVLETIPRPKKPCSTVNFFSFSRDHTNSQYRWFNTNNNSNNNTNNNNNNKIYNKKQDKWNGHHRKNKDTNIMSDVNGYDDKLSNNNNNNSEVNHNTNVTIKKKEKTENSRWTKNLKLNNTSKSKNPTSIMKKLTSIHNFSPKDTSNSITTFEVHPATVVFDNRLPLVSPPLVVEKDDDNPVVIGNNASDSSTISSNCTIPITAATNSTSVDSGGSANNNQSDMNDSSKSGGNKSENEASNTLPAARSTPLPLQQSEVQLQQYNPQQQQQITGPPMIASNCGYGCVTSEGNTVYPQFNYYGGFVPESTPQVLEHHLNRVNFSPVLSYDINGTDLPMTDLITLRYFYNLGIETYRMGFWQPNPLYYGPSGVMPRSNMMQVMPIPDYQQTQAVAVAPQPLMQQTQPQPQQQQQQQQQQQQQSQQQQQQVSQQQKNQRQALSLPLVSTTSSSTSLQSNNSRQNTHPNNRRRGGTGEQHNHAGRMNTHNFVNQKNSYTRKSEQQNTATNYHHGESQNNAAHDYKNNYANSDNNNNKESHMSNRDQKKNTSSSSGSSNGARYKKNNDANRHRSYERSGHYQNDFHGKQMNNYQGNNNYNHRNALDGAGQSFHRGKSTDTNAQPQMVNTQLSSAPQTSSASTTSAAASSSTLPAGGQQTVTSTATQYYQNYPPPPIYSNVQYVPNDGNNYYPPPSGNYYPVSTIVTPQQEIQDGNNQQQPSLLPQPTLPGSYVCGGPDTMNFPPPMSPMYPYVFTQPPIYQNASPNQAHDQQWYPIADNQQPAPQFVPSFAQLSITRPPQPPMINRPPPASN; translated from the exons ATGGATATTTCacgaaaaaaatcatcaagacgAGTTGGTGATCCAATTGACGATTGGTTACGTGGTGAAGGATTTGTCAGAAAACATTCGCCAATTGATGCAAGTTCCTTGTTCAAAGCTATCAGTGagcaaattttttcaacacaatATTATCATCCCAAGGTCAGATCTCAGTGCATTGATTTTATGAGAAAAAATcgtgatttatttgaaaaa GATATAAATCATCcttatgatgattatttagataaaatgTCGAATATTAATGAATGGCCTGGTGAAACAGAAATACAAGCAATGTCACTATTATACAAacgtgattttattatttataatggaATGAAAATGACTCGTATGGTTTTTACAAATAATGGCTTAGAtaagtttttttatctttgtcaATCTTCACCAAGACACTACGAgagcatttttaaaaaagaaagtatTTCTTCAGCTGCCTATTGCCAAT cAATTGTCTACCATACATTATACCAACGTGTGTTCCAActtgataatgttgatgagAGTGTCAATAAAATGTTACATGATAGTTCAGTCAACATCAGgcatgacaaattttttttgaaaagtaACATCGATGCCAGAGA TGAACTTACggaattattaacaaaagttgatgaaaaaaaagatgcaGATGGTAATACAggtgaattattaaaacaagatATCAAGACACCATTTCcttataaaattgcaaaagcTCTGGATCCAAATATATATCGTAACACTGACTTTGACATTTGGCAAGAATTAAAAagag AAGTTCACTCATCAAGTTATCCTCGTTGGAATCCAACACGACTCCAAGTTGGTTGCAAATGTTATGTTGTGATTGAGccaaaagatataaaaaaagctgATAATAACGTTCAGCATGATATTCTTGCGATTGAAAATGGTGGTGATAATAAAAACGAggttattgaaaaagttgacgtgataaataaaaagccaccaaaaaaaatgattggtcATATCCAAAGTATGAGTGATAATAAAGGACCAGTTGTTGTCTTTATTGAGGAACTTGGTGACAAATTTACAGTTCCATATTCAGTCTTGGAAACAATACCAAGACCAAAAAAACCGTGTTcaactgtaaattttttttcttttagtagAGATCATACAAATTCACAATATCGATGGTTCAATACCAATAACAACAGTAACAATaacaccaataataataataataataaaatttacaacaaaaaacaagACAAATGGAATGGTCATCATCGTAAAAATAAGGATACAAATATAATGTCTGATGTTAATggttatgatgataaattaagcaacaacaacaacaacaacagtgaAGTTAATCACAATACAAATgttactattaaaaaaaaagaaaaaactgaAAATTCACGTTGGaccaaaaatttaaagttaaataacACATCTAAATCTAAAAATCCAACatcaatcatgaaaaaattaacaagtatacataatttttcacCAAAAGATACATCAAATTCAATAACAACATTTGAAGTACATCCAGCAACTGTTGTCTTTGATAATCGTCTTCCATTAGTGAGTCCACCACTGGTAGTAgaaaaagatgatgataatccaGTTGTCATTGGTAATAATGCAAGTGATAGTAGTACTATTTCAAGTAATTGTACTATTCCAATAACAGCAGCAACAAATAGTACAAGTGTTGATAGTGGTGGTAGTGCCAATAACAATCAAAGTGATATGAATGACAGCTCAAAATCTGGTGGTAACAAATCAGAAAATGAAGCTTCAAATACATTACCAGCTGCACGTTCAACACCACTACCATTACAACAAAGTGAAGTacaattacaacaatataatccacaacaacaacaacaaataactGGACCACCAATGATTGCATCAAATTGTGGATATGGTTGTGTTACATCAGAGGGAAATACTGTTTATCCtcagtttaattattatggtGGTTTTGTACCTGAATCAACACCACAAGTACTTGAACACCATTTAAATCGTGTTAATTTTTCACCAGTATTAAGCTATGATATAAATGGTACAGATTTACCAATGACTGATTTAATAACATTAAGATATTTTTACAATCTTGGCATTGAAACATATCGTATGGGATTTTGGCAACCAAATCCATTATATTATGGTCCCAGTGGTGTGATGCCACGTAGTAACATGATGCAAGTTATGCCTATTCCAGATTATCAGCAAACACAAGCTGTTGCAGTTGCACCTCAACCTTTAATGCAACAAACACAACCACAAccacaacaacagcagcaacaacaacaacaacaacaacagcaatcacagcagcaacagcagcaagTTTCACAACAACAAAAGAATCAACGACAAGCACTCTCACTTCCATTGgtatcaacaacatcatcgtCAACATCATtacaatcaaataattcacGTCAAAATACTCATCCAAATAATCGTCGTCGTGGTGGTACTGGTGAGCAACATAATCATGCTGGAAGAATGAATActcataattttgttaatcaaaaaaattcatatacacGAAAAAGTGAGCAACAAAATACAGCAACAAATTATCATCATGGTGAATCACAAAATAATGCAGCtcatgattataaaaataattatgcaaatagtgataataataataataaagaatcaCATATGAGTAATagagatcaaaaaaaaaatacaagcagCTCAAGTGGAAGTAGCAATGGTGctcgttataaaaaaaataatgatgctaACAGACATCGTAGTTATGAACGTTCAGGtcattatcaaaatgattttcatggtaaacaaatgaataattatcagggtaataataattacaaccaCAGAAATGCTCTTGATGGTGCTGGTCAATCATTTCATCGTGGTAAATCAACTGATACCAATGCTCAACCACAAATGGTAAATACTCAATTATCATCTGCACCACaaacatcatcagcatcaactACCTCAGCtgcagcatcatcatcaacattgcCAGCTGGTGGACAACAGACTGTTACAAGTACAGCTACTcagtattatcaaaattatccaccaccaccaatttattcaaatgtaCAGTATGTGCCAAATGatggaaataattattacccACCACCAAGTGGTAATTATTATCCAGTTTCAACCATTGTAACACCACAACAAGAAATTCAAGATGGtaataatcaacaacagcCATCATTGCTACCACAACCAACATTACCAGGTTCATATGTTTGTGGTGGTCCAGATACAATGAATTTTCCACCACCGATGTCACCAATGTATCCATATGTTTTTACACAACCACCAATCTATCAAAATGCATCACCAAATCAAGCACATGATCAACAATGGTATCCAATTGCTGATAATCAACAACCAGCACCACAATTTGTACCATCATTTGCTCAACTTTCAATAACACGTCCACCACAACCACCAATGATCAACAGACCACCACCAgcttctaattaa